The following DNA comes from Saccharomyces cerevisiae S288C chromosome XIII, complete sequence.
AGTAATTGTTTTTGATTAAATAGTTATAAATATGGGCGTACAATAATTGCTTAGAGTTCTTAGCCATTACATCCGAAACGAAAACTCGAGAATCCGCATCAAACTGCAACTGAGTATGGCTATTCAAACCTTTGATATTGGGAGCTGAGCTAAAATCCGTGTTACTAGAGCGCTCATTTGTATTAATATTGGTCGTGTTATCCATATCTTTATCATGcacctttttcttatttcaCTGCAGTTTAACGAAAAATTGACAAAAGAACCGGGAGATACCAAAGGGAAAAACCAAAAGAGTCACACAGGATTGCAATAGAAATCTTTCTGGTCTTTTCTACTATGGTGATTTTATTATACCCCTCCTCTTCCTGTTATACACGCATTGTATTTCGGCATTGCCTCTTGGCCGCTTTTTTCACCTGACGTAATACCTGTTGCAGCAAGCGAGTTTCGTGTGCGTATAGAAAAGTATTTACCTTGACATTTCGAAGAAGTATGTAATTACCAAATAGCTCAGAAGAACACTTGGTACGTAACAATCATCGtttacctttttcttctatcaaaaaattttcttcttttttttttccttctcttttcttaaataaaattgaaaaattgttaCTTAGTACTTCATAATTTTACTTAATATGCAGTATGGATCGttataaataatattcGGCTACAAGAATCTTTAATCTTCGAATTCATCTTCGTCGAATTCATCGTCATCGAATTCATCGCTTACTCTTGAATCCAAATCTTTATCGTCCATTGAGTTGTGGGGTAGCTGATTGCGCCCTGTTTCATTAACACTTTGCTCCCTTCGTGATTCGGTATCTGAATTCCCAAGTGAATGTACGTCATTTGAAACGTTGATCTTTGAAACAATTCTTGTTGGAGCGCCGGCCTTTGACACAGAGAGCTTTTTGAACTCTTTATCGATACTAGTCGCGGCTGCAGAAGATGCTCTCCTTGATTTAGTTCTATTGTAATTGGAgtcttcatcatccatATCGTCTAAATATCTTAGTTTTGGCGATGCAAGTGGAGAACCTAGCTCCAAATATATTTGTTTTCCAATGTCCCCTTTGGACATTGTAGATTTATTGGGCGTGGATCCTGAGCTACTATGGGAACTCACCAGGTCAGACGCATTTTCTACATCAGACGAAGCGGCTAAAACTTCGTTGTTATTTGTGCTGCCGCTCACATTTCTTTGCGGGGCTTTAGTGACCTTGGCGGTTTTGACTGAATTTGCCCTATTTCTACTAATGTTGCTTTGTTGTGATACGTCAGTATCTTCATCGATGTTATCAGAATCATCATTGCTAATATCCGATAAGTTGTCGATGTCGACTAACGGGTCTCTCCAAAAATTTACGTCTGTGAATTTCTCTTCCTGATTGCCTCTAAATAGCGTTTTGCGACCTGAAGTAATTTCTGAGTCAAAGTTATCCAACGTTCTATTAGGGGGGGAGCCAGGAACCATGGAAGTATTAGTTCTTAGATCGACACTATCAAGGCTGACTGGTGGAAAGAAATGATCGACAAGCTCATTGATATGAATATAGGAGCTTCTGTAACCTGCTAACTCCAATAATTCCATATGAACCTCACCCTCTGTATTTATTgtgaaaattcttgaacTAGGTATCCCCACAGTTCTGTAAGATAAAGCATCAGTAATCCTATTACCAAAGCCGGCAAAAAATGGTGTTGATTTTTCCTCTGTATCCACTTCGTTATCACTGTCTTCAAAATACAAGGATCTTATGTCGTTTAGACACGCGATTTTAAAGACTTCAGGTTTTTTTAGTATTACTTCCCGCCTTAACGCAGCCATCGTTCTATCGGGTGATAAAATCACAGGCCCATTTGGTAGTTTGCTGCCATTCTGTTCAATTGATCGCAAATAACTCCTCGTGGAATCAGCTTGTCCAGCACTTCTTGCAGTTAGATAGAGTATATTATAGCCATTCCTGGAGATCTCGCTAAATAACTTGGCTACACCCAAGTGCGTCCAGTCTTTTCCTATCATTGCCAGAACATGGCCTAAAGCGTCCGATTTTGTGATGGTGCCATCAATATCACTGATAACAATTGGAACATCCCACCTCCAAACGAATAATTTTGACGTAACAATAGCTTTTCCGTGATCTACGGAAAATTTCAGATCATTTTCACCATAAGTTAAATTTAGGCACTTTAACTGGTCATTAGTCAATCTTATCGTTCGTATGTATCTTTTCTCGGTCTCACCGCTCCCTGCTGTTCCTTTCTTGCTagttttttcacttttacTGCTTTGTTCTTTGCTAAATGATGTTTCGTCCTCAGTATCGGAACCAGaaggtgaagaagataacGAATTCAAAGTACTTCCTGATTCCATTGCATCTAAGCCTAAAACTGATCCGCTTGTGGCCATTGTTGGAGGCGTACCTGGAGGAGATAAATCAGTAAGGTGCTCGTAAGGATTTACGATCTTGATGTTGCCATTTTTGTCCTCCTTGATAAAACTGGAAATATCTGAATCATTACCGAATTCGTCCTTTAACAACTGCTTCAGTTGTATGTCTGTGTCATGCATCATATTCTTGTTTGGCTTGTAACCTTCAGTGTCTAGTAGTAAGTCGCCATTGTTATCAAGTTTACTGGGTATATGGATTTCAGTGAGTTTTTTGTTTAGTTTTTGCTGAAAGTTCTTTGTACGCTGCTCAACAAGCTTCCTCTCTTCAACTGAATCTGGTGGTGTCGTTGTAGAGGATTCAGTAGGAGAAAGCGACCCTGTAGTTTCACTATTTTTACTGCCTGAATCTCCAGTGTCATTGATATCTAAAAAATCTGGTTCCTCTAgcactttcttttccttcttcttattttcattttcaccTTCACCTTCACCCTCGGTTCCTCCTTCTAAGATGGATGTTTCAGGTGATTGAGGGGGGCTTGATGTGGCGCTCATCACGGGCGACACAAGCAATTCGTCAGGGACATCAGTGACCTGGTCACCCATCTCGAAAACGAAATAGGCTTCTCCAGAATCACTCAGTTTCATTGGCATATTACTCAGTTTCTCATTTATAAACACTTGGACTTTCTTTTGAGATGGCTttagaatttgaaatttgcCGAACCTCACATGAAAGGGAGAACATGATAGCCTTCCGTCTGGATGCTCCACTACAATGACATCTATAGCACCTGATAGCGTAGCCGGATTGATAGAAGACCATGTTTTAGACACAGACCCAAGAGCTCTGCCTACGTACTGCATAATCGACCGATGTGTCTATCTTCAGTAATTTCTTCCCTGTATGTTTCTTAGAAGGTAAAACTGTGATTACGAAGGTGTAGTGTCCAATTGGTCTGATTAACACTTCTTGAACACGTTTTACTAAATTGTTGAatgtattttctttataaaCACAAGCCCCCACGATGGCCTACTCTTCACTTGTCCTTGCTCTTCCTTCTACCCTCACCGTGCGCTGCTTTCAACGCTGGCCGGAAAAGCCGAGAAAAAGAGATAGATAATAGAGAAAAGAGAGCCCATTGTCTAAAGGGAGGGAAACCGAAGGACGAAAAGGGCCCGCGACAGACCGTTTAGAGAATGAGCAGCACGTGGGCACTTCGATTTTGTCTCCCAGTGATGTAGTGTTATGATATACAAGATGAGTTTGGACCCTGTTCAAGCAAATCTGTCACATTTGTtagacttttttttaaacgAGCCCTCCAAACAAGAACGCTCAGTGTTAGGAACTGCGAACGAAGAGAGAAATGCGTATTAAACTTAGATGAGTATTCTTGCCGTAAATGACTATATACAAAACTTATTCGGAAGAACCTATATCTATGTATGTGAAATGATAAGTACAAGACCCACTGTGATGTGCAGTGATGGCGAATAGGGTGAGGTCCCTTGTACTGTCTTTATTGTAGCCGCTTGTAGGAAAAGTTTTATCACATAAAATTATCCTCTAGAGAGTTAGATGAGCCAGAAATCAGGCTCTTAGTCCGTTGGAAATGCGTTACTTAATCCGCGTAGGGTCATTTGATACAGAAGCAACATTATACTGCTCTGAACACTTGTCCAGACGAATCTAGGGCCAACGCCACTAAAGAAACCTAACACACCTTCAGATTGGTAGACCGTCCGAAGGCTGAGCGAAATCGAGTTGGAAAGTGCTGCCGGTCTGCCGTTTGTTACATGTGGATGTGTTACTGAGTATGATTTGTTGCTTTGGCTGGGCGGCTGTTGAGTTTGGACTCTAGTCTTAACAACATCCATTGGTGTGGTAATGATTCCCGCCAGTCCACCTGCACAGGCACCAGTCAATATTTCATTAGGTATAGACAACTCACCATCCCTACCATCTTTCTGTTCAATCTTGAAAGCCAATTGCCTAAACTTTTCGTAGAAGGCAAACTGCAATGCACTAAATGGCAAATCTCTGGCTAAAGTGGCTTTGTATCCAAAAAATAGTGAGCGAAacccttcttcttttataaCTGTCTTTATGGCATTTCTTAAATTCGAATAATTATAGCCAGATTGAAAGAAAGGATTATTGAACCTTCCTTGCAATTGTAGCCTTGTCTTTAGGACCTCTGATGGAACATAAACAAAACTGGAGATAAAATCGCCAAGAAATCCAGCGCTCAAATGTGTGATGGTATCGTTAATCTGCCAATCTTCTATCATTGTTCTCTTAGTATATTCATAGGTCCCAAAGAAGATTGCCGCTGACGGGAAGGAGCCTAACATGGCAGCCATGTAACCGCCGTATAGCCCCCTTCTCACGCCTTCTTCTAGCCAAATGGTACGATATGCAGAGATCATGTTCCTGTATTTTTTGACATTGGGTGCGCCCTGTTGTCTTGTCTTAACAGTATCCAATGAATGCATCGCAGAATCTCCTATTTTTCCACCAATCCCACCGGAGACGACACAATGCCATATAGGGCTTAAGTCCTCATCTGAATCgcctctttttttgtgCAGTTTATCATCTTTTCGGTTATTATTTGGTTGATCTGGAGTTCCTTCTGATGTCGGGGGATGGTCATGAGGCGTATGTATTATCGGTATTGAAGAACTCAGGTTCCATGAGttcattatcttttatACCAGTCGGTTGGAAGTGAAGATTATTATGCGTGCTTCGTTAGAATACTCAGCGTTTGTTTTCGGCTTGCTTTGatgttttttcaaattaatGAACACAATGTAAGAAGTCGCTATCGTTGTAGGGTCCTAGAGATGTCAAGTTAGAGTTCAATCGCAAGAAAAATAGGAATGTGATACCTTCTATTGCATGCAAAGATAGTGTAGGAGGCGCTGCTATTGCCAAAGACTTTTGAGACCGCTTGCTGTTTCATTATAGTTGAGGAGTTCTCGAAGACGAGAAATTAGCAGTTTTCGGTGTTTAGTAATCGCGCTAGCATGCTAGGACAATTTAActgcaaaattttgatacGATAGTGATAGTAAATGGAAGGTAAAAATAACATAGACCTATCAATAAGCAATGTCTCTCAGAATAAAAGCACTTGATGCATCAGTGGTTAACAAAATTGCTGCAGGTGAGATCATAATATCCCCCGTAAATGCTCTCAAAGAAATGATGGAGAATTCCATCGATGCGAATGCTACAATGATTGATATTCTAGTCAAGGAAGGAGGAATTAAGGTACTTCAAATAACAGATAACGGATCTGGAATTAATAAAGCAGACCTGCCAATCTTATGTGAGCGATTCACGACGTCcaaattacaaaaattCGAAGATTTGAGTCAGATTCAAACGTATGGATTCCGAGGAGAAGCTTTAGCCAGTATCTCACATGTGGCAAGAGTCACAGTAACGACAAaagttaaagaagacagATGTGCATGGAGAGTTTCATATGCAGAAGGTAAGATGTTGGAAAGCCCCAAACCTGTTGCTGGAAAAGACGGTACCACGATCCTAGTTGAAgacctttttttcaatattccTTCTAGATTAAGGGCCTTGAGGTCCCATAATGATGAATACTCTAAAATATTAGATGTTGTCGGGCGATACGCCATTCATTCCAAGGACATTGgcttttcttgtaaaaagTTCGGAGACTCTAATTATTCTTTATCAGTTAAACCTTCATATACCGTCCAGGATAGGATTAGGACTGTGTTCAATAAATCTGTGGCTTCGAATTTAATTACTTTTCATATCAGCAAAGTAGAAGATTTAAACCTGGAAAGCGTTGATGGAAAGGTGTGTaatttgaatttcataTCCAAAAAGTCCATttcaccaatttttttcattaataatAGACTAGTGACATGTGATCTTCTAAGAAGAGCTTTGAACAGCGTTTACTCCAATTATCTGCCAAAGGGCAACAGAccttttatttatttgGGAATTGTTATAGATCCGGCGGCTGTTGATGTTAACGTTCACCCGACAAAGAGAGAGGTTCGTTTCCTGAGCCAAGATGAGATCATAGAGAAAATCGCCAATCAATTGCACGCCGAATTATCTGCCATTGATACTTCACGTACTTTCAAggcttcttcaatttcaacaAACAAGCCAGAGTCATTGATACCATTTAATGACACCATAGAAAGTGATAGGAATAGGAAGAGTCTCCGACAAGCCCAAGTGGTAGAGAATTCATATACGACAGCCAATAGTCAACTAAGGAAAGCGAAAAGACAAGAGAATAAACTAGTCAGAATAGATGCTTCACAAGCTAAAATTACGTCATTTTTATCCTCAAGTCAACAGTTCAACTTTGAAGGATCGTCTACAAAGCGACAACTGAGTGAACCCAAGGTAACAAATGTAAGCCACTCCCAAGAGGCAGAAAAGCTGACACTAAATGAAAGCGAACAACCGCGTGATGCCAATACAATCAATGATAATGACTTGAAGGATCAACCTaagaagaaacaaaagttgGGGGATTATAAAGTTCCAAGCATTGCCGATGACGAAAAGAATGCACTCCCGATTTCAAAAGACGGGTATATTAGAGTACCTAAGGAGCGAGTTAATGTTAATCTTACGAGTATCAAGAAATTGCGTGAAAAAGTAGATGATTCGATACATCGAGAACTAACAGACatttttgcaaatttgAATTACGTTGGGGTTGTAGATGAGGAAAGAAGATTAGCCGCTATTCAGCATGACTTaaagctttttttaataGATTACGGATCTGTGTGCTATGAGCTATTCTATCAGATT
Coding sequences within:
- the PAH1 gene encoding phosphatidate phosphatase PAH1 (Mg2+-dependent phosphatidate (PA) phosphatase; dephosphorylates PA to yield diacylglycerol; regulates phospholipid synthesis, nuclear/ER membrane growth, lipid droplet formation, triacylglycerol synthesis, vacuolar homeostasis and cell wall integrity; phosphorylated by Hsl1p, Pho85p/Pho80p, Cdc28p/Cyclin B, PKA, PKC, and CKII, regulating activity, localization, and proteosomal degradation; homolog of mammalian lipins 1 and 2; human homologs LPIN1, LPIN2, LPIN3 complement the null), with amino-acid sequence MQYVGRALGSVSKTWSSINPATLSGAIDVIVVEHPDGRLSCSPFHVRFGKFQILKPSQKKVQVFINEKLSNMPMKLSDSGEAYFVFEMGDQVTDVPDELLVSPVMSATSSPPQSPETSILEGGTEGEGEGENENKKKEKKVLEEPDFLDINDTGDSGSKNSETTGSLSPTESSTTTPPDSVEERKLVEQRTKNFQQKLNKKLTEIHIPSKLDNNGDLLLDTEGYKPNKNMMHDTDIQLKQLLKDEFGNDSDISSFIKEDKNGNIKIVNPYEHLTDLSPPGTPPTMATSGSVLGLDAMESGSTLNSLSSSPSGSDTEDETSFSKEQSSKSEKTSKKGTAGSGETEKRYIRTIRLTNDQLKCLNLTYGENDLKFSVDHGKAIVTSKLFVWRWDVPIVISDIDGTITKSDALGHVLAMIGKDWTHLGVAKLFSEISRNGYNILYLTARSAGQADSTRSYLRSIEQNGSKLPNGPVILSPDRTMAALRREVILKKPEVFKIACLNDIRSLYFEDSDNEVDTEEKSTPFFAGFGNRITDALSYRTVGIPSSRIFTINTEGEVHMELLELAGYRSSYIHINELVDHFFPPVSLDSVDLRTNTSMVPGSPPNRTLDNFDSEITSGRKTLFRGNQEEKFTDVNFWRDPLVDIDNLSDISNDDSDNIDEDTDVSQQSNISRNRANSVKTAKVTKAPQRNVSGSTNNNEVLAASSDVENASDLVSSHSSSGSTPNKSTMSKGDIGKQIYLELGSPLASPKLRYLDDMDDEDSNYNRTKSRRASSAAATSIDKEFKKLSVSKAGAPTRIVSKINVSNDVHSLGNSDTESRREQSVNETGRNQLPHNSMDDKDLDSRVSDEFDDDEFDEDEFED
- the MME1 gene encoding Mme1p (Transporter of the mitochondrial inner membrane that exports magnesium; involved in mitochondrial Mg2+ homeostasis; has similarity to human mitochondrial ATP-Mg/Pi carriers), producing the protein MNSWNLSSSIPIIHTPHDHPPTSEGTPDQPNNNRKDDKLHKKRGDSDEDLSPIWHCVVSGGIGGKIGDSAMHSLDTVKTRQQGAPNVKKYRNMISAYRTIWLEEGVRRGLYGGYMAAMLGSFPSAAIFFGTYEYTKRTMIEDWQINDTITHLSAGFLGDFISSFVYVPSEVLKTRLQLQGRFNNPFFQSGYNYSNLRNAIKTVIKEEGFRSLFFGYKATLARDLPFSALQFAFYEKFRQLAFKIEQKDGRDGELSIPNEILTGACAGGLAGIITTPMDVVKTRVQTQQPPSQSNKSYSVTHPHVTNGRPAALSNSISLSLRTVYQSEGVLGFFSGVGPRFVWTSVQSSIMLLLYQMTLRGLSNAFPTD
- the MLH1 gene encoding mismatch repair ATPase MLH1 (Protein required for mismatch repair in mitosis and meiosis; also required for crossing over during meiosis; forms a complex with Pms1p and Msh2p-Msh3p during mismatch repair; required for silencing at the silent mating-type loci and telomeres; human homolog is associated with hereditary non-polyposis colon cancer), with amino-acid sequence MSLRIKALDASVVNKIAAGEIIISPVNALKEMMENSIDANATMIDILVKEGGIKVLQITDNGSGINKADLPILCERFTTSKLQKFEDLSQIQTYGFRGEALASISHVARVTVTTKVKEDRCAWRVSYAEGKMLESPKPVAGKDGTTILVEDLFFNIPSRLRALRSHNDEYSKILDVVGRYAIHSKDIGFSCKKFGDSNYSLSVKPSYTVQDRIRTVFNKSVASNLITFHISKVEDLNLESVDGKVCNLNFISKKSISPIFFINNRLVTCDLLRRALNSVYSNYLPKGNRPFIYLGIVIDPAAVDVNVHPTKREVRFLSQDEIIEKIANQLHAELSAIDTSRTFKASSISTNKPESLIPFNDTIESDRNRKSLRQAQVVENSYTTANSQLRKAKRQENKLVRIDASQAKITSFLSSSQQFNFEGSSTKRQLSEPKVTNVSHSQEAEKLTLNESEQPRDANTINDNDLKDQPKKKQKLGDYKVPSIADDEKNALPISKDGYIRVPKERVNVNLTSIKKLREKVDDSIHRELTDIFANLNYVGVVDEERRLAAIQHDLKLFLIDYGSVCYELFYQIGLTDFANFGKINLQSTNVSDDIVLYNLLSEFDELNDDASKEKIISKIWDMSSMLNEYYSIELVNDGLDNDLKSVKLKSLPLLLKGYIPSLVKLPFFIYRLGKEVDWEDEQECLDGILREIALLYIPDMVPKVDTSDASLSEDEKAQFINRKEHISSLLEHVLFPCIKRRFLAPRHILKDVVEIANLPDLYKVFERC